One window of Pseudalkalibacillus berkeleyi genomic DNA carries:
- the rpoC gene encoding DNA-directed RNA polymerase subunit beta' has translation MIDVNNFEYMKIGLASPDKIRSWSRGEVKKPETINYRTLKPEKDGLFCERIFGPQKDWECHCGKYKRVRYKGVVCDRCGVEVTRAKVRRERMGHIELAAPVSHIWYFKGIPSRMGLVLDMSPRALEEVIYFASWVVTDPGETPLERKQLLSEKEFRSYREKYGQGFSASMGAESIKKLLQDIDLDKEVAALKEELKTAQGQRRTRAIKRLEVLEAFRHSGNLTSWMILEVLPVIPPELRPMVQLDGGRFATSDLNDLYRRVINRNNRLKRLLDLGAPNIIVQNEKRMLQEAVDALIDNGRRGRPVTGPGNRPLKSLSHMLKGKQGRFRQNLLGKRVDYSGRSVIVVGPNLKMYQCGLPKEMALELFKPFVMKELVSKGLAHNIKSAKRKVERVQPEVWDVLEEVIREHPVLLNRAPTLHRLGIQAFEPTLVEGRAIRLHPLVCTAYNADFDGDQMAVHVPLSAEAQAEARLLMLAAQNILNPKDGKPVVTPSQDMVLGNYYLTLERENAIGEGMIVNDSNEAITAYHNGYVHLHTRIAIPAKALGKGSFTEEQNRKLLVTTVGKLIFNEILPPSFPYINEPTQYNLEVATPEKYFIDPTVDLKEELKKREPITPFKKGILGNIIAEVFKRFKITETSKMLDRMKDLGFKYATKAGITVGVSDIVVLAEKKEIIEEAEVKVTKVMQQFRRGLITEEERYDRIIAIWSNAKDVIQEKLMGSLDVHNPIYMMSDSGARGNASNFTQLAGMRGLMANPAGRIIELPIKSSFREGLTVLEYFISTHGARKGLADTALKTADSGYLTRRLVDVAQDVIVRERDCGTDRGLTVKSIKEGNEIIEPLEERLIGRVAFKTIQHPENGDVVIKRNELITEDIAKEIIDLGIEEVVIRSAFTCNTRHGVCKLCYGRNLATGTEVEVGEAVGIIAAQSIGEPGTQLTMRTFHTGGVAGDDITQGLPRIQELFEARNPKGQAVISEIDGTVTGINEVKEKREITVQGEAEARNYTIPYGARIKVKVDDQIVAGQELTEGSIDPKELMKVSGVDAVQNYLLREVQKVYRMQGVEIGDKHVEVMVRQMMRKIRVIEAGDTNVLPGSLVDINNFTDVNTGVLLKAGQPATGRPILLGITKASLETESFLSAASFQETTRVLTDAAIKGKRDELLGLKENVIIGKLVPAGTGMSRYRNIVAHGDESEAESNEEAVVTEELVTQD, from the coding sequence TTGATCGATGTAAATAATTTTGAGTATATGAAAATAGGTCTTGCTTCACCAGATAAGATCCGTTCTTGGTCACGTGGTGAAGTCAAGAAACCCGAAACAATTAATTATCGTACGTTAAAGCCAGAGAAAGACGGGCTTTTCTGCGAAAGAATATTTGGTCCCCAAAAAGACTGGGAATGTCACTGTGGTAAATACAAACGCGTCCGTTATAAGGGCGTTGTTTGTGACCGCTGTGGTGTTGAAGTAACGAGAGCGAAAGTTCGACGTGAACGCATGGGTCACATCGAGCTTGCTGCTCCTGTTTCTCACATCTGGTACTTCAAGGGAATCCCAAGCAGAATGGGTCTTGTACTGGATATGTCACCGAGAGCACTAGAAGAAGTCATTTATTTTGCTTCTTGGGTCGTGACAGATCCTGGTGAGACTCCGCTTGAGAGAAAACAATTATTATCCGAGAAGGAATTCCGTTCCTATCGTGAAAAATACGGGCAAGGATTCAGTGCATCTATGGGTGCAGAATCCATTAAGAAGCTTTTACAAGATATCGACCTTGATAAAGAAGTTGCAGCGCTTAAAGAAGAGCTAAAGACTGCTCAAGGACAAAGACGTACACGAGCAATCAAGCGTCTTGAAGTCTTAGAAGCATTTCGCCATTCTGGAAACCTTACTTCTTGGATGATCCTTGAAGTACTTCCGGTTATACCACCAGAGTTACGTCCGATGGTTCAATTGGATGGAGGGCGTTTCGCTACTTCCGACTTGAACGACTTGTATCGTCGTGTAATCAACCGTAATAATCGCCTTAAGCGTTTATTAGACCTTGGTGCACCGAATATTATCGTTCAGAACGAAAAGCGTATGCTACAAGAAGCAGTAGATGCTTTGATTGACAATGGCCGTCGTGGACGACCAGTTACTGGACCAGGAAATCGCCCATTGAAGTCCCTTTCTCACATGTTGAAAGGTAAACAAGGACGTTTCCGTCAAAACTTACTCGGTAAACGTGTCGACTATTCAGGACGTTCTGTTATCGTTGTAGGTCCAAACTTGAAAATGTACCAATGTGGTTTACCGAAAGAAATGGCGCTTGAGTTGTTTAAACCATTCGTCATGAAGGAGCTAGTGAGTAAAGGTTTAGCGCATAACATTAAGAGTGCTAAACGCAAAGTTGAACGTGTTCAACCAGAGGTTTGGGACGTACTTGAAGAAGTCATTCGAGAACATCCAGTCCTATTAAACCGAGCTCCTACTCTTCACCGACTAGGTATTCAAGCATTTGAACCTACATTGGTAGAAGGACGCGCTATTCGTCTTCACCCACTCGTATGTACTGCGTATAACGCTGACTTTGACGGTGACCAAATGGCGGTCCACGTACCACTATCTGCTGAAGCACAAGCTGAAGCACGCCTGCTTATGTTAGCAGCACAGAACATTCTAAACCCGAAGGATGGTAAGCCAGTTGTTACACCATCACAAGATATGGTACTAGGTAACTATTACCTGACACTTGAGCGTGAAAACGCAATCGGTGAAGGAATGATTGTTAACGATTCGAACGAAGCAATCACTGCATACCATAACGGATATGTACATTTGCATACGCGAATTGCAATACCGGCAAAAGCACTCGGTAAAGGATCATTTACTGAGGAGCAAAATCGCAAATTATTGGTAACAACGGTTGGTAAATTGATTTTCAATGAAATCTTACCTCCGTCATTCCCTTATATTAACGAGCCGACTCAATATAACTTAGAAGTTGCGACTCCTGAGAAATATTTCATCGACCCAACTGTTGATTTAAAAGAGGAACTCAAGAAACGCGAGCCGATTACACCATTCAAAAAAGGAATTTTAGGGAATATCATTGCGGAAGTATTCAAGCGATTTAAGATCACTGAAACTTCTAAGATGCTTGACCGTATGAAGGACCTAGGATTTAAATATGCAACAAAAGCTGGTATCACTGTTGGTGTCTCTGATATCGTCGTACTAGCTGAGAAGAAAGAAATCATTGAAGAAGCGGAAGTTAAAGTAACGAAGGTTATGCAACAATTCCGCCGTGGTTTAATTACTGAAGAAGAACGTTATGATCGCATCATCGCAATTTGGAGTAATGCGAAAGATGTTATTCAAGAAAAACTGATGGGATCCTTAGACGTGCATAACCCGATTTACATGATGAGTGATTCAGGTGCCCGTGGTAACGCATCAAACTTCACTCAGCTTGCTGGAATGCGTGGACTAATGGCTAACCCGGCTGGTCGAATCATCGAACTTCCGATCAAATCAAGTTTCCGTGAAGGACTAACGGTTCTTGAATACTTTATTTCGACGCATGGTGCGCGTAAAGGTCTTGCCGATACTGCACTTAAGACTGCTGACTCAGGTTACTTGACTCGTCGTCTCGTAGACGTTGCACAAGATGTAATCGTCCGTGAACGCGATTGCGGAACTGACCGAGGTCTTACAGTTAAATCGATTAAAGAAGGTAATGAAATCATTGAACCGCTTGAAGAACGCCTCATTGGACGTGTTGCATTTAAGACAATCCAACATCCTGAAAATGGAGATGTCGTCATCAAGCGAAACGAATTGATTACAGAGGATATCGCAAAAGAAATTATTGACTTAGGCATTGAAGAGGTTGTAATCCGTTCAGCGTTTACATGTAATACACGTCACGGTGTATGTAAATTATGTTATGGACGTAACCTTGCTACTGGTACAGAAGTGGAAGTTGGAGAAGCTGTTGGAATCATCGCTGCTCAGTCAATTGGTGAGCCGGGTACACAGCTTACGATGCGTACATTCCATACTGGTGGAGTTGCCGGAGATGATATTACACAAGGTCTACCGCGTATCCAAGAATTGTTTGAAGCACGTAACCCGAAAGGTCAGGCTGTTATTTCTGAAATTGACGGTACGGTTACAGGCATTAACGAAGTGAAAGAAAAGCGCGAAATCACTGTTCAAGGTGAAGCAGAAGCGCGAAACTATACGATTCCTTATGGCGCACGTATTAAAGTAAAAGTTGACGATCAAATCGTTGCCGGCCAAGAGCTTACAGAAGGTTCAATCGATCCGAAAGAACTGATGAAAGTATCTGGTGTCGACGCGGTACAAAACTACTTGTTACGTGAAGTGCAGAAAGTATACCGAATGCAAGGGGTAGAAATCGGAGATAAGCACGTCGAAGTAATGGTTCGTCAAATGATGCGTAAGATCCGAGTGATCGAAGCTGGAGACACGAATGTACTACCTGGATCACTTGTTGATATCAACAACTTCACAGACGTGAATACAGGCGTACTCCTTAAAGCTGGTCAACCGGCAACAGGACGTCCAATCTTACTCGGTATTACGAAAGCATCACTTGAAACTGAGTCATTCTTATCTGCTGCTTCCTTCCAAGAAACAACGCGTGTCCTTACGGATGCAGCAATTAAAGGGAAGCGTGACGAGTTACTCGGCTTGAAAGAGAACGTTATTATCGGTAAGCTTGTACCTGCAGGAACCGGTATGTCACGTTATCGAAATATCGTTGCACACGGTGATGAGTCAGAAGCAGAATCCAACGAGGAAGCAGTTGTTACAGAAGAACTCGTTACACAAGATTAA